Proteins encoded in a region of the Mucispirillum schaedleri ASF457 genome:
- the rplR gene encoding 50S ribosomal protein L18 — protein MVSRLNKADGRVRRHIRLRKKIRGTESRPRLAVFKSNTNIYAQVINDKTGETIVSASSLEKEFRAKFGGKLNIEVAKTIGETVAKRAKEKGVQAVVFDRGGFIYHGRIKALADSAREAGLEF, from the coding sequence ATAGTGAGCAGGTTGAATAAAGCTGACGGACGCGTTAGGCGTCATATCAGATTAAGAAAAAAAATCCGCGGGACAGAGTCTCGTCCACGCCTTGCTGTATTTAAAAGTAATACAAACATATATGCTCAGGTTATCAATGATAAAACTGGGGAAACTATTGTTTCAGCAAGCTCTCTTGAGAAAGAGTTCCGTGCAAAATTCGGTGGTAAATTAAACATTGAAGTTGCTAAAACTATTGGCGAAACAGTTGCTAAACGCGCTAAAGAAAAAGGTGTGCAGGCAGTTGTATTTGATAGAGGTGGCTTTATATATCATGGCAGAATAAAAGCATTAGCAGACAGCGCACGCGAAGCTGGTCTTGAATTCTAA
- the rpsE gene encoding 30S ribosomal protein S5, giving the protein MSTEEKQLSDKVVHIGRVTKVVKGGRIFKFTALVVVGDHNGNVGIGHGKAREVPDAIRKAMDNAKKNMVAIPVAKGSIPHEIIGKFGASEIIMKPAAPGTGIIAGGAVRSLFELAGIHNILAKSVRSRNPYNSLYAAMNGFKNLRTIDQVASARGLEISDIIKNNK; this is encoded by the coding sequence TTGAGTACAGAAGAAAAACAATTATCTGATAAAGTTGTTCACATTGGCAGAGTTACAAAAGTTGTTAAGGGTGGACGCATATTCAAGTTTACAGCCCTTGTTGTAGTTGGTGACCACAATGGTAATGTAGGTATCGGTCATGGTAAAGCAAGAGAAGTGCCTGATGCTATTCGTAAAGCTATGGATAATGCTAAGAAAAATATGGTAGCTATTCCAGTTGCAAAAGGCAGTATCCCGCACGAAATTATTGGTAAATTTGGAGCAAGTGAAATTATTATGAAGCCAGCTGCTCCTGGTACCGGTATCATTGCTGGTGGAGCAGTTCGTTCATTATTTGAACTTGCTGGTATCCACAATATTCTTGCTAAATCTGTTAGAAGCAGAAATCCATATAACTCTTTATATGCTGCTATGAATGGATTTAAAAATTTAAGAACAATAGATCAGGTTGCATCAGCACGCGGTCTTGAAATTTCAGACATTATTAAAAATAATAAATAA
- a CDS encoding IS30 family transposase, which produces MEFLNSDLSVRKEYSAYYSLNIRQGLMSKTGRKLQYNIEYGLLDYIQSKLDEKYSPDVISGELRHQCISTISTQTIYNYISLGLLESIEYRKYTKQCKSNPRTAYNNTRGRSIDERPFELKERLYGNWEMDTVVGKQGSKSALLVLTERVSRFEIIIKLRNKTQKSIIAALDKLERKYKDKFSLIFKSITVDNGVEFLDMAGLEKSVYDKVSKRTTIYYAHPYCSWERGSNENNNKLIRKFIKKKTDIKNFSAAYIKKIQDWMNNYPRKLFNYKSANDIFYENLNNCLKCCNRF; this is translated from the coding sequence GTGGAATTTCTCAACAGTGACTTGAGTGTAAGGAAAGAATATAGTGCATACTATTCTCTAAATATAAGGCAAGGTTTAATGAGTAAAACAGGTAGGAAATTACAATATAACATTGAATATGGCTTATTAGACTATATACAGAGTAAGTTAGATGAGAAGTATTCCCCAGATGTTATATCTGGAGAGTTAAGGCATCAGTGTATATCAACAATAAGTACCCAAACAATATATAACTATATATCATTAGGACTATTAGAAAGTATAGAATATAGAAAATATACTAAACAATGTAAAAGTAATCCACGAACAGCCTATAATAATACACGCGGCAGAAGTATAGACGAACGACCATTTGAACTGAAAGAGCGACTATATGGCAATTGGGAGATGGATACAGTGGTGGGCAAACAAGGCAGTAAATCAGCCTTACTGGTGCTTACAGAACGAGTATCACGGTTTGAAATAATAATCAAATTAAGAAATAAAACACAGAAAAGTATAATAGCAGCATTAGATAAGTTAGAAAGAAAGTATAAAGATAAATTCAGCTTAATATTTAAGAGCATAACAGTAGATAATGGTGTAGAATTTTTAGATATGGCAGGTTTAGAAAAATCAGTGTATGATAAAGTATCTAAACGAACAACTATTTATTATGCTCACCCTTATTGCTCTTGGGAGAGGGGAAGTAATGAGAATAATAATAAACTTATAAGGAAATTTATTAAAAAGAAAACTGATATTAAAAACTTTTCAGCTGCTTATATTAAAAAAATACAAGACTGGATGAATAATTATCCTAGAAAAT